In Nostocoides sp. HKS02, the DNA window GATCGGGCCCCGGTCCTGCGCGCCGAACAGGTCCTGCGAGCCGGCCATCCGCGTCGCGAGCTCACGGACGCCATGGCCCTGGTGCCCGTGGGCCTGCGCCTTGAGGTCGTCGAGCCAGAACGTGCGCACCGAGTCGCGGAACCGGTCGTTCCACTCGGAGAACGGCGGCGGGAACTGCCCCGTGCGCCATCCATGGAGGCCGACGTCCCACGGCTCGGCGATGAGCTTGACCCGGGAGAGCATCGGGTCGGTGCGCAGGGCGACGAGGAACGGGTGGTTGGGGTCGTAGTCGTCGTTCGGGCCGCGACCGAGGGCGACCGCGAGGTCGAACCGGAACCCGTCGACATGGCACTCGCCGACCCAGTACCGCAGCGAGTCGAGCACCATCCGGCAGGCCATCGCGTGCCGCAGGTCGAGGGTGTTGCCGCACCCGGTCACGTCGATGTCCTGGCCGCGCTCGTCGAGGCGGTAGTACGCCCGGTTGTCCAGACCACGCCACGAGAGCGTGGCTCCGGCGCGACCGGACTGCTCGGCGGTGTGGTTGTAGACGACGTCGAGGATGACCTCGATCCCCGCCTCGTGCAGGAGCCGCACCATGCCCTTGAACTCGTTCAGCGCCCCCTGCGGGTCGGGGGTCGAGGCGTATGCCGCGTGTGGCGCGAAGAAGCCGAGGGTGTTGTAGCCCCAGTAGTTGGTCAGCCCGCGGCGCACCACCTCCGGCTCCGAGGTGAATGCCTGCACCGGCAGGAGCTCGACCGCGGTGACGCCGATCCGCTTGAGGTGGGCGATGACGGCCGGGTGGCACAGGCCGGCATACGTGCCGCGCAGGTGCTCGGGCACGTCCGGGTGGCGCATCGTCAGCCCGCGCACGTGCGTCTCGTAGATGACCGACGCGGCCAGGGGGGTGTGGGGCGGAGCGTCGTCGCCCCAGTCGAAGGACTCGTCGATGACCACGCAACGGGGGGTGACGGCAGCGCTGTCGAGCGTGCTCCGGACCAGGTCGTCGCCCCGCAGCCGCTCGTCGACCCGGTGGGCGAACACCTCCGGGACCCACTCGGGGTCGCCCTCGAGGGCGCGCGCGTACGGGTCGAGGAGGACCTTGGCCGGGTTGTAGCGCAGGCCCTCCGCGGGACGCCACGGACCGTCTGCGCGCAGGCCGTAGCGCTGGCCAGGCCCCACCCCCGGCAGGAAGCCGAACCAGATGCCGTGGGTGCGCTCGGTGAGCGGAACCTGCCGCTCGGTTGACCCGTCGGCGTCGTCGGCATCGAACAGGCAGACCGTCACCGCCTCGGCGTGACCTGCATAGACGGCGAACTCCGCGCCCCCGTGGACGAGGGTCATTCCCAGTCTGGGAGGAAGGTCACGTGACAGTGCGGCAGGCGACATGGCCCTCAGCCTAGGCAGTCGTTACGGTTGGCCCCATGACCGACCCGACGTCACTTCCGAACTTCCCGCCCCCGCCGGACGAGCACCCGCTGCGTGGCCGGGTGCTCGACGCCCTGATCGACCAGGGGCTCGCGCCCGACATCGACGGCGACGGTGACGTGGCCTTCACGGCACAGGACCAGCAGCTTGTTCGTGCGCTGCTCCGAAGGTGACTTCCAGATCATGCGGTTGTTCGGTCAGTGGGCGATCGGCGACGCGGTTCCCGCTGACCCGCTCAAGCGCCTCGAGACCTGCAACGAGCTCACCCTGCAGCTCAACATCGTCAAGGCCGGACTGGCCAACGACACCCTTGTGGTCACTGCCGAGCACGTCGTCACCCCGCAGTCCGACGTCCCCACCCTCGTCGCCGTGTCGGTCCAGCTCGTACTCGCCGGCGTCCAGATGTGGCACGAGCGGATCATGGGTGGTGGCCCCGACACCGGTCCGGGCGCCGGTCAGCCAGCCCCCGGGGGCGGTCCCGCATGAGCGAGCTGGTCAGCCTCGAGGTCGACGGCGGCATCGCGACGATCCTGCTCAACCGACCCCCGATGAACGCTCTCAACGCCGAGATCCAGGCCGCCCTGGGGGCCGCCGCGGTCGAGGTCGGCGAGCGTCGCGACGTCTCCGCGGTCATCCTCTACGGCGGCGAGAAGGTCTTCGCCGCCGGTGCGGACATCAAGGAGATGCAGCGGATGTCCTACACCGACATGGTCGACCATGCCGGCACGCTCCAGGACTTCACCCGCGCCATCGCCCGCATTCCCAAGCCCACGGTGGCGGCGATCACCGGTTACGCGCTGGGTGGCGGGTGCGAGGTCGCGCTCGCGTGCGACTTCCGGGTGGCCGCGAGGAACGCCAAGCTGGGCCAGCCCGAGATCCTGCTGGGGATCATCCCCGGTGCCGGCGGCACGCAGCGGCTCGCCCGGCTCGTCGGGCCCGCGAAGGCGAAGGACCTCATCTTCTCCGGACGGTTCGTCGCCGCTGACGAGGCGCTCGCGATGGGCCTGGTCGACGAGGTGGTCGAGGCCGAGGACGTGTATGCCGCGGCGCGGCGACGGATGGAGGCGTACGTCGGCGGCCCTGCGTACGCGCTGCGTGCGGCCAAGGAGGTCATCGACCGCGGTCTCGGCGTCGACCTCGACACGGCGCTGGACATCGAGCGCGCCCAGTTCGCCGCGTTGTTCGCGACGAGGGACCGTGAGATCGGGATGACGTCGTTCGTGGAGAACGGCCCCGGCAAGGCCATCTTCGAAGGCGCCTGAGTGGACGCCACGCAGGCACCGGCGACCGCCGAGCAGGTGGCCGCGGCATACGCGGACAACAAGCTCGCGCAGGTGCTGTACCACGACTGGGAAGCACAGACGTACGACGACAAGTGGTCGATCTCCTTCGACGAGCGATGCGTCGACTACGCGCGCGGCCGGTTCGAGGCGATCACGGGCAGCCCAGACCCGCTGCCGTACGGCGTCGCCCTCGAGCTCGGCGCGGGCACAGGGTTCTTCTCGTTGAACCTCAAGCAGGCCGGTGTGCTCGACCAGGTGCACGTGACCGACCTGTCGCCCGGCATGGTCGAGGCGGCCCGGGCCAATGCTGCGCAGCTCGGGTTCGAGGTCGAGGGGCGCGTTGCTGATGCGGAGCGAATCCCCTACGACGACAACACCTTCGACATCGTCGTGGGGCATGCGGTGATCCACCACATCCCCGATGTCGAGGCGGCGTTTCGCGAGATGCTCCGGGTCCTCAAGCCCGGCGGACGGTTCGTGGTGGCTGGGGAGCCGACCCGCATCGGCGACTGGTACGCCCGGCGGCTCGGCCGGCTCACCTGGGCTGCCGCGACGACCATCACCCGGCTGCCGCCCCTGCGCTCGGGGTGGGCCAAGGACCAGGAGGCGCTGGACGAGTCGTCGCGGGCCGCGGCTCTCGAGGCCGTCGTCGACCTCCACACCTTCGATCCCGACGAGCTCGCTCGGATGGCCCTGCGGGCCGGCGCCGTCGGCGTCCACACCCGCACCGAGGAGCTCACCGCGGCCTTCCTCGGCTGGCCGGTGCGCACGTTCGAGGCAGCGGTGAAGCCCGGCGTCCTCGGATGGGGCTGGGCCCGGTTCGCGTACGGCTCGTGGCGGCGGCTGTCTGCCGTCGACCGGGTGCTGTCCCACGCGGTTCCCGAGCGGTTCTTCTACAACGTCGGGATCACCGGCGTGAAGCCTGGCTGAGGTGACGTCGGCGGCCAACGCGGACATGTCGCCCGCCGAGCACGGCGAGCGCGGCCCGTGGGGTGGACCCCGACCGGTCGCCTGGGTGCGCTGGATCGGCTGGGCGGTGCGCAACCGTGCCTTCACCCGGCACCACCTGCTGAGCTACCTGCGCATGGCGCGTGCCAGCGCGCGCTGTCCGTCGCTGCGGTTCGAGGGACCCTGCTTCATCGGGCCGGACGTCCGGTTCGAGGTGCGTGAGGGGTACGGCCGGCTCATCGTCGGCCCCTACACCCACTTCGGCGCCCACGCCCGGGTGCGTGCCCACGAGGGCACCCTGCGCATCGGCAGCAAGTCTGTGATCGGCATCCGCACGACCATCAACTGCTGGCTCGACATCTCGATCGGCAACGCCTGCCTGTTCGGGGACGACGTCTACATCTGCGACTTCGACCACGTGTCGACCTCATTGGACATCCCGATCAAGGACCAGGGCATCGTCAAGTCGCCCGTGCGGATCGGTGACGACGTGTGGCTCGGCACCAAGGTCGTCGTCACGCGCGGTGCCGACCTCGGCGACCACACCATCGTCGCGGCGGCGGCCGTCGCCCGCGGCGTCTACCCGGCCCGGTCGGTCGTCGCCGGAGTCCCCGGCCGGGTGATCCGGACCCGGGACTGACCTCGGGGCCCGCTGCTGGGTCGTCGGCGGGCTCGTCAGCCGAGCCGGGCGTCGAGCGCGGGAAAGGCGCCGTCGCGCGCGGCCAGCCGCGAGCTCTCCGCCAGGGCCTCGTCGCGTCTGCCGTCCTCGACGAGCTGGGCGAGGACGTGGAACTCGCGGCGGTGCAGCTCGGCCCGTCGTCGCGCGTAGTCTACGGACTGCCCGCGCGTGACGAGGAAGGCCCAGTCGCTCGACAGCGCGTGGAACAGCGTCGTCAGGAGCTGGTCGAGGTCGCGGCGCCGCGTCGTCATCCGGCCGGCATCCCGCTCCCTGGCCACCAGGTCGAGCCAGCGTCGTTGCAGCCACTCGTTCTCGTGGGCGATCTGCCGGACGGGCGCACCACCCCAGACGGAGAAGTCCTTGCCGGCGCCCCAGGAGCCGGCGCCGAGGTCGAGCTCGCCTGCCACATGTCCCTGCTCCAGCGCCTTCTCCACCGTGGTCACCTGCACGCCCGCCAGCCGCAGTGCGCGGATCGCCTTGCCCAGGAAGGCCGGTCCCTCGTGCCACCAGTGTCCGAACAGCTCGGTGTCGTATGCCGCGACGACGAGTCCCGGGGCGCCGGTGACCTCGTGGGCGTGGGCGAGCCGGGCCTGCACCGCCTCGACGAAGTGCGCGACGTCGCGGTCGAGCTGGGTGGCAGCCGCGGCAGGGTCGTACGGCGCCTTGTGCTCGATCCCCACGTCCGGCTCCGTGATCGACCACAGCCGGATGCCGGTGAGGTCCTCGCGCGCGTGGAAGTCGCGGTAGGCGCCGGCTGCGGGATATCCGCTGCGCGAGGACCACACGAGGTTGGTCACGTCGAGGTCGCGGGGGACCGCGAGGACCGACGTGCCGCTGATCTGCCACGCACCGTGCGGGTGGCCGCCGGCGTCGCGCACCGTCTGCTCGTCGACGACGAAGTGTCCGACACCGGCGGCCTCGAACTGTGCCGCGAGGCCGGGGGAGTAGCCGCACTCGGGTGACCAGATGCCGCGCGGGCGGGTACCGAGCCGCCAGGCGCTGTCGGCGAGGCCGAGCTCGAGGGCGACCGGCACGAAGTCCGGCTGCAGCAGCGGCAGGAACGGATGAGCGGCCGGACCGCCGAGCAGCTCGATGACCCCGCCGTCGCGCAACCCCCTCAGCACCGGCGACCCCCCGCCTCCCCAGCGTGAGCCGAGGAGCTGCTGCGCCCGGTGCGCGGCGGCATACTCGCTCTGCGCCGTCGCGCGCCGGTGCGGGTCGCTGTCGAAGCCCATCTCGCGGGCGCGTTGCTCCCACAGCCCGATCCACGTCGACGTCTCGCGGCGCATCCGTGGGTGGTCCAGCTGGGCGGCCAGGACGGGTGTGACGCCCAGCGTGAGGACGTCGCGATGTCCTTCTGCGGCTAGGGAGTCCAGCTCGGCAACCAGGGGGGATGTAGGACTCCGCCCACGCCTGGAACAGCCATTCCTCGCCGAGCGGCCACACACCGTGGCCCGGGAGCCACGGAAGGTGGGAGTGCAGGACCAGGCAGAACGCGCCCGGTACGGGAGAGGTCACGAGGACCCAGTCTGCCCTAGCGGCGTTGTGGTCCAGCGCTGTGGGCACCGTCACCCCTGACGGCCGGACCCGTGCGGGACGGGGTCGCAGGTGTTGAGCGTCACGCGGTGCTGGCGTGTCGGTTCCGCGCGGGGCCTGTAAGGATGTCACCTGACCCAATTCGACCTATGGAAGAGGACGATCAGCGCATGAACATCGTCGTCTGCGTGAAGTACGTGCCGGATGCACAGTCCGACCGCACGTTCAACGAGTCCGACAACACCACCGACCGGGTGGGCGTCGACGGCCTGCTCTCCGAGCTCGACGAGTACGCCGTCGAGGAGGCCCTGAAGATCGTCGAGGCCGGCGAGGGCGAGGTCACCGTGGTGACCGTCGGTCCCGACCAGGCTGCTGACGCCTTGAAGAAGGCCCTGCAGATGGGCGCCGACAAGGCCGTCCACGTCAAGGACGACGCGATCCACGGCTCCGACGCCGTCGCGACCTCCCTCGTGCTGGCCGAGGCCATCAGGAAGATCGGCAGTCCCGACCTCGTGATCACCGGCATGGCGTCCACCGACGGCACGATGAGCGTCGTCCCCGCGATGCTCGCTGAGCGCCTGGGCCTGCCGCAAGTGACGTTCGCCTCAGAGCTGAGCGTCGACGGTTCGACCGTGACGATTCGCCGCGACGGCGACTCCGCGTCCGAGACCATCGTGGCGAGCCTGCCCGCCCTCGTGTCGGTCACCGACCAGATCAACGAGCCGCGTTACCCCTCGTTCAAGGGAATCATGGCCGCGAAGAAGAAGCCGGTCGAGGAGTGGGCGCTCGCAGACCTCGGGGTCGACGCCTCGCAGGTCGGCCTCGACGCCGCCTGGACCAAGGTCGAGTCGTTCACCAAGCGTCCCCCGCGTGAGCAGGGCCAGATCGTCACCGACGAGGGCGACGGCGGCACCAAGCTCGCGGAGTTCCTGTCCGCGCAGAAGTTCATCTGAGCCGACCAGCCTGAGCTCCCCAACAACGAGTGTGAGAGGAACCCCCATGGCTGAAGTACTTGTTCTGGTCGACCACGCGAACGGCACCGTTCGCAAGACGACCTCTGAGCTGTTGACCATCGCCCGCCGCCTCGGCGAGCCCTCGGCGGTCTTCGTCGGCGACGGTTTCGACGCCGCCAAGGAGACCCTGGCGAAGTACGGCGCGGAGAAGGTCTACCGCGTCGAGTCGCCCGACGTCACCGACTACCTCGTCGCCCCCCAGGCCGAGGTGCTCGCGCAGCTCGTCGAGAAGACGTCCGCGGCCGCGGTGCTCATTCCGAGCAACGCCGCCGGCAAGGAGATCGCCGCGCGGCTGGCGATCAAGACCGAGTCCGGCCTCATCACGGACGCGGTGGACGTCCAGGCTGGCGCGGGCGGCGGCGTGTCGACCACGCAGTCGGTGTTCGCCGGCTCCTACAGCGTCACCTCGACGGTCACCAAGGGCACTCCCATCGTCACGGTGAAGCCCAACTCGGCCGCACCTGAGGAGGCCACCGGCGCAGCTGCCGACGAGGTCTTCGAGGGCACCATCTCCGACGCGGCCAAGGGCGCCAAGGTCACCGAGTCCAAGCCGAAGCAGGCCACCGGCCGTCCCGAGCTCACCGAGGCCGCCATCGTGGTCTCCGGTGGTCGCGGCACCGGTGGCGACTTCTCCAAGGTCGAGGACTTCGCCGACTCCCTCGGCGCTGCCGTGGGCGCGTCGCGCGCGGCGGTCGACGCAGGCTGGTACCCGCACACCAGCCAGGTCGGCCAGACCGGCAAGCAGGTCTCGCCGCAGCTGTACGTCGCCTGCGGCATCTCCGGAGCGATCCAGCACCGGGCCGGCATGCAGACCTCGAAGACCATCGTCGCGATCAACAAGGACGAGGAGGCCCCGATCTTCGAGCTCGTCGACTTCGGTGTCGTGGGCGACCTCTTCCAGGTGCTCCCGCAGGCCACCGAGGCGGTCAAGGCCGCCAAGGGCTGAGCCCCCCCGTATGCCGCGCACGCGGCAACGGCTCGCCCCGGACCACGCTGTGGCCCGGGGCGTTCGCCGTTCAGTTGACGCGTAAACTTTGCGGGTGCCCGCCTACCTCGACCACGCCGCCACCACGCCGATGCTGCCATCGGCGCTCGCGGCGTTGACCGAGCAGCTCGCGGTGACCGGGAACGCCTCGTCGCTGCACACCTCCGGCCGGATGGCCCGCCGGACGGTCGAGGAGGCTCGTGAGCGCCTCGCCAAGGCGCTCGGCGCCAGGCCGTCCGAGGTCGTGTTCACCTCCGGTGGCACCGAGTCCGACAACCTCGCCGTGGCGGGGACGTTCGCCGCGCGGCGCGAGGCGGACCCCGCCCGGATCCGGATCGTGTCCAGCTCGGTCGAGCACCACGCGGTCCTGGACTGCGTCGAGCACCTCGTCACCCACGAGGGCGCCAAGGTCACCTGGGTCGACCCCGACCGGCACGGCTACGTCAGCCCGGAGGCGGTGCGGGCGGCCATCGCGGCCGACCCCGGATCGGTTGCCCTGGTCACGGTGATGTGGGCCAACAACGAGGTGGGCACGATCCAGCCGGTTGCCGAGCTGGCCGCAGTGGCCCACGAGTTCGGCGTCCCGTTCCACACCGACGCCGTCCAGGCCGCCGGTCACATCCCCGTCGACTTCGCGGCGAGCGGTGCCGACCTGATGACGCTCACCGGTCACAAGGTCGGGGGCCCGCTCGGAGTCGGTGCGCTGCTGGTGCGTCGCGACGCGGTCGTCGTCCCACAGACCCACGGCGGGGGCCAGGAACGCCAGATCCGCAGCGGCACCCTCGACGTGCCGGCCATCCGCGCCTTCGCGGTGGCGATCGAGGAGTCCACCCGAACCGTCGAGACCGAGAGCGTCCGGTTGATGGCACTGCGCGACCGGCTGATCCGCTCTGCGCTCGACCTGGACTTCGACATCACGGTCGGCGGCGTGTGGGAGGCCGGCGACGGACAGCGCCGACTGCCCGGCAATGTCCACCTGCTCGTGCCCGACTGCGAGGGTGACTCGCTCCTCTACCTCCTGGACGCGGCCGGCGTCGAGTGCTCGACGGGGTCGGCGTGCCAGGCGGGTGTGCCCCAGCCCTCGCACGTGCTGCTGGCCATGGGGATCCCGGAGCGCGTCGCGAGGGGTGCGCTGCGGATGACCCTGGGCCACACCTCCACCGACGCCGATGTCGATGCCGCCCTCGCGGCCCTGCCCGGGGCGATCGAGCGGGCCCAGCGGGCCAGCGGGGTCGCGGGCTGATGCGCGTCGTCGCGGCGATGTCGGGGGGCGTCGACTCGGCGGTCGCCGCCGGTCGCATGCTCGACGCGGGCCACGAGGTGGTCGGCGTCCACCTCGCGCTGTCGCAGAGCGCGGCGACCCTGCGCGAGTCGGCCCGTGGCTGCTGCACCATCGAGGACGCGGGGGACGCGCGCCGGGTGGCCGACATGCTCGGCATACCGTTCTACGTCTGGGACATGGCGGCGCGGTTCAAGCGCGACGTCATGGAGGACTTCGTCGCGGAGTACTCGGCCGGACGCACGCCCAACCCGTGCCTGCGGTGCAACGAGAAGATCAAGTTCTCGGCGCTGCTCGACAAGGCGGTGGCTCTGGGCTTCGACGCCGTCGCGACCGGTCACTACGCCCAGGTCGTGGTGCGCCCCGACGGCACGCGCGAGCTGCACCGCGCCGTCGACCCGGCCAAGGACCAGTCGTACGTGCTCGGCGTGCTCGACGCCGAGCAGCTCGCGCGGGCCTTCTTCCCGTTGGGCGACACCACGAAGCCCGACATCCGGGCAGAGGCGCGCGAGCGGGGCTTCTACGTCGCCAACAAGCCGGACTCCCACGACATCTGCTTCATCGCCGACGGCGACACCAAGGGGTGGCTGACCGCGCGGCTCGGCGAGCAGCCGGGCGAGATCGTCGACGCCACCTCGGGCACGGTGGTCGGGTCGCACGCGGGCGCCTACGCCTACACCGTCGGCCAGCGGCGCGGGCTGGGACTCGACCGGTCGGCCCTCGACGCCGAGCCGCGCTACGTCGTCGACGTCGATGCGGCCGCGAACCGCGTCACGATCGGCACCGCCGACCTGCTGGGCGTCAACGCGCTGCGCGGCGACCACGCCCGGTGGTGTGGAGCCGCCCCTCACGGAGTCGTCTTGCTCGGAGCCCAGGTCCGCGCCCATGGTGACGAGGTCCCGGCGCAGGCCTGGGCGTCGGGCGACGACGTCGAGGTGCGTCTGTCCGAGCGCGTGCGGGGGTGGCCCCCGGGCAGTCGGTGGTGCTGTACGAGGGCACGCGGGTGGTGGGTTCGGCGACGATCGCGTCGGCCTGGCTCGAGCGCTGAACGGTATGCCGCTGAGGCGGTGAGGCGGCCGGTCACTGGCTGTCGGACCGCCCGGTTACGCTCTCGTTGTGGCTCGCGCAACCGGTATCGGATCTCTGCCCGGCACGGACATCCGCGAGGCCTTGCGTGGGGTGCGTGACCTCCTCGGCGACGGCCACCTGCCCTACCTGCCCGAGCTGCCGGCACGCGGCCCGGGGTCCGAGCTGCTCGGGCGCTCCGCTGGCCTGCTGGTCGACCTCCACGTCGACCTCCAGCCCGGCGGCTGGCGGTTCGTCGACCGGCCCGGGCACGACGCCGGGCGCACCGCCGGACTCTGGCGCCAGGACCTCGACGAGCTCGCCGAAGCCTTCGACGGCTACGCCGGCGAGCTCAAGGTCCAGTGCGCGGGGCCCTGGACCCTCGCGGCCGGACTCGAGCTCACCCGGGGCGAGCGGGCGCTGTCCGACCAGGGCGCCGTGCGCGACCTCGTGGGGTCGCTCACCGAGGGACTGCGTCGGCACGTCGCCGAGGTGCAGCGGCTGGTGCCGCAGGCGACGCTGACGCTCCAGCTCGACGAGCCCTCGCTCCCGGCCGTGCTGGCCGGGCACATCCCGACCGCGTCCGGCTACGGGCACCTGCGGTCGGTCGACCCGATGACGGTGATGAACGGGCTGCGCGACGTCCTGGGCGCCGCGCCCGACGCGACGGCGACGGTGGTGCACTGCTGCGACCCCGGCATACCCCTGCCGCTTCTGCGGGCCACCGGGGTGGCAGCGATCGCCTTCGACACGACCACCCTCACGCCCCAGCGCTGGGAGTCCGTCGCCGCGACGGTCGAGCAAGGGGTGGCCCTGTGGGCCGGCTGCCTGCCCACCGACGGCGGCGGCACCGTCCAGGAGGCCGCGGCAACGGTGGCTCGTGGCTGGCACGACGCCG includes these proteins:
- the glgX gene encoding glycogen debranching protein GlgX, which encodes MTLVHGGAEFAVYAGHAEAVTVCLFDADDADGSTERQVPLTERTHGIWFGFLPGVGPGQRYGLRADGPWRPAEGLRYNPAKVLLDPYARALEGDPEWVPEVFAHRVDERLRGDDLVRSTLDSAAVTPRCVVIDESFDWGDDAPPHTPLAASVIYETHVRGLTMRHPDVPEHLRGTYAGLCHPAVIAHLKRIGVTAVELLPVQAFTSEPEVVRRGLTNYWGYNTLGFFAPHAAYASTPDPQGALNEFKGMVRLLHEAGIEVILDVVYNHTAEQSGRAGATLSWRGLDNRAYYRLDERGQDIDVTGCGNTLDLRHAMACRMVLDSLRYWVGECHVDGFRFDLAVALGRGPNDDYDPNHPFLVALRTDPMLSRVKLIAEPWDVGLHGWRTGQFPPPFSEWNDRFRDSVRTFWLDDLKAQAHGHQGHGVRELATRMAGSQDLFGAQDRGPIASVNFVAAHDGFTAVDLTRYNAKHNGPNGEGNRDGSDNNRSWNHGVEGPVDGRGDGTVETARRRSVRNLLATTLLATGVPMINKR
- a CDS encoding enoyl-CoA hydratase/isomerase family protein, which encodes MSELVSLEVDGGIATILLNRPPMNALNAEIQAALGAAAVEVGERRDVSAVILYGGEKVFAAGADIKEMQRMSYTDMVDHAGTLQDFTRAIARIPKPTVAAITGYALGGGCEVALACDFRVAARNAKLGQPEILLGIIPGAGGTQRLARLVGPAKAKDLIFSGRFVAADEALAMGLVDEVVEAEDVYAAARRRMEAYVGGPAYALRAAKEVIDRGLGVDLDTALDIERAQFAALFATRDREIGMTSFVENGPGKAIFEGA
- a CDS encoding class I SAM-dependent methyltransferase, with amino-acid sequence MDATQAPATAEQVAAAYADNKLAQVLYHDWEAQTYDDKWSISFDERCVDYARGRFEAITGSPDPLPYGVALELGAGTGFFSLNLKQAGVLDQVHVTDLSPGMVEAARANAAQLGFEVEGRVADAERIPYDDNTFDIVVGHAVIHHIPDVEAAFREMLRVLKPGGRFVVAGEPTRIGDWYARRLGRLTWAAATTITRLPPLRSGWAKDQEALDESSRAAALEAVVDLHTFDPDELARMALRAGAVGVHTRTEELTAAFLGWPVRTFEAAVKPGVLGWGWARFAYGSWRRLSAVDRVLSHAVPERFFYNVGITGVKPG
- a CDS encoding acyltransferase; amino-acid sequence: MTSAANADMSPAEHGERGPWGGPRPVAWVRWIGWAVRNRAFTRHHLLSYLRMARASARCPSLRFEGPCFIGPDVRFEVREGYGRLIVGPYTHFGAHARVRAHEGTLRIGSKSVIGIRTTINCWLDISIGNACLFGDDVYICDFDHVSTSLDIPIKDQGIVKSPVRIGDDVWLGTKVVVTRGADLGDHTIVAAAAVARGVYPARSVVAGVPGRVIRTRD
- a CDS encoding 1,4-alpha-glucan branching protein domain-containing protein, producing the protein MRRETSTWIGLWEQRAREMGFDSDPHRRATAQSEYAAAHRAQQLLGSRWGGGGSPVLRGLRDGGVIELLGGPAAHPFLPLLQPDFVPVALELGLADSAWRLGTRPRGIWSPECGYSPGLAAQFEAAGVGHFVVDEQTVRDAGGHPHGAWQISGTSVLAVPRDLDVTNLVWSSRSGYPAAGAYRDFHAREDLTGIRLWSITEPDVGIEHKAPYDPAAAATQLDRDVAHFVEAVQARLAHAHEVTGAPGLVVAAYDTELFGHWWHEGPAFLGKAIRALRLAGVQVTTVEKALEQGHVAGELDLGAGSWGAGKDFSVWGGAPVRQIAHENEWLQRRWLDLVARERDAGRMTTRRRDLDQLLTTLFHALSSDWAFLVTRGQSVDYARRRAELHRREFHVLAQLVEDGRRDEALAESSRLAARDGAFPALDARLG
- a CDS encoding electron transfer flavoprotein subunit beta/FixA family protein; amino-acid sequence: MNIVVCVKYVPDAQSDRTFNESDNTTDRVGVDGLLSELDEYAVEEALKIVEAGEGEVTVVTVGPDQAADALKKALQMGADKAVHVKDDAIHGSDAVATSLVLAEAIRKIGSPDLVITGMASTDGTMSVVPAMLAERLGLPQVTFASELSVDGSTVTIRRDGDSASETIVASLPALVSVTDQINEPRYPSFKGIMAAKKKPVEEWALADLGVDASQVGLDAAWTKVESFTKRPPREQGQIVTDEGDGGTKLAEFLSAQKFI
- a CDS encoding electron transfer flavoprotein subunit alpha/FixB family protein, with translation MAEVLVLVDHANGTVRKTTSELLTIARRLGEPSAVFVGDGFDAAKETLAKYGAEKVYRVESPDVTDYLVAPQAEVLAQLVEKTSAAAVLIPSNAAGKEIAARLAIKTESGLITDAVDVQAGAGGGVSTTQSVFAGSYSVTSTVTKGTPIVTVKPNSAAPEEATGAAADEVFEGTISDAAKGAKVTESKPKQATGRPELTEAAIVVSGGRGTGGDFSKVEDFADSLGAAVGASRAAVDAGWYPHTSQVGQTGKQVSPQLYVACGISGAIQHRAGMQTSKTIVAINKDEEAPIFELVDFGVVGDLFQVLPQATEAVKAAKG
- a CDS encoding cysteine desulfurase family protein, with the translated sequence MPAYLDHAATTPMLPSALAALTEQLAVTGNASSLHTSGRMARRTVEEARERLAKALGARPSEVVFTSGGTESDNLAVAGTFAARREADPARIRIVSSSVEHHAVLDCVEHLVTHEGAKVTWVDPDRHGYVSPEAVRAAIAADPGSVALVTVMWANNEVGTIQPVAELAAVAHEFGVPFHTDAVQAAGHIPVDFAASGADLMTLTGHKVGGPLGVGALLVRRDAVVVPQTHGGGQERQIRSGTLDVPAIRAFAVAIEESTRTVETESVRLMALRDRLIRSALDLDFDITVGGVWEAGDGQRRLPGNVHLLVPDCEGDSLLYLLDAAGVECSTGSACQAGVPQPSHVLLAMGIPERVARGALRMTLGHTSTDADVDAALAALPGAIERAQRASGVAG
- a CDS encoding methionine synthase, which translates into the protein MARATGIGSLPGTDIREALRGVRDLLGDGHLPYLPELPARGPGSELLGRSAGLLVDLHVDLQPGGWRFVDRPGHDAGRTAGLWRQDLDELAEAFDGYAGELKVQCAGPWTLAAGLELTRGERALSDQGAVRDLVGSLTEGLRRHVAEVQRLVPQATLTLQLDEPSLPAVLAGHIPTASGYGHLRSVDPMTVMNGLRDVLGAAPDATATVVHCCDPGIPLPLLRATGVAAIAFDTTTLTPQRWESVAATVEQGVALWAGCLPTDGGGTVQEAAATVARGWHDAGMPTSALGDLVASPACGLAGLTPAGAWRVQRAAVDVAAEWSERAES